From a single Couchioplanes caeruleus genomic region:
- a CDS encoding LacI family DNA-binding transcriptional regulator yields the protein MDGVGAAPRPPTIDDVARAAGVAPSTVSRAFSRPGRVSFETGERIRRVAAELGYRTTSLARALPAGPTSMIALAISDITNPFYNEIIRGAQVAASEAGYTILLADSQESGSHERRALDRAAATVEGIVLATTRMSDSAIRMTAKQRPLIVLNRAVTDVPCVITDNPRGVRRAVEHLAELGHRRITYLAGPEASWADGMRWRSLRESAMELELQVRRIGPFPPTVAGGALAAARFAAQPTSAVLAYNDLVAIGAIRALTAMGARIPRDVSVIGFDNIFAAELVTPPLTTVAAPLGAMGRTAVGNLLAIVRGARPRSQAPVSLPCRLVVRDSTARHRRTRTTAWAPRPAAASD from the coding sequence GTGGACGGAGTTGGGGCCGCCCCTCGACCGCCCACGATCGACGACGTCGCGCGGGCCGCGGGGGTCGCGCCGTCGACCGTGTCCCGCGCCTTCTCCCGGCCCGGGCGGGTCAGCTTCGAGACCGGCGAGCGCATCCGCCGGGTCGCCGCCGAGCTGGGATACCGCACGACCTCGCTGGCCCGGGCGCTGCCGGCCGGGCCCACCTCGATGATCGCGCTGGCGATCTCGGACATCACCAACCCGTTCTACAACGAAATCATCCGCGGCGCCCAGGTTGCCGCGTCGGAGGCGGGCTACACCATCCTGCTGGCCGACAGCCAGGAGTCCGGCTCGCACGAGCGCCGGGCCCTCGACCGGGCCGCGGCGACGGTCGAGGGCATCGTGCTGGCGACCACCCGCATGTCCGACTCGGCGATCCGGATGACCGCGAAGCAGCGCCCGCTGATCGTGCTCAACCGGGCCGTCACCGACGTGCCCTGCGTGATCACCGACAACCCGCGCGGGGTGCGCCGGGCCGTGGAGCACCTGGCCGAGCTGGGCCACCGGCGCATCACGTACCTGGCGGGCCCGGAGGCGTCCTGGGCCGACGGCATGCGCTGGCGGTCGCTGCGCGAGTCGGCGATGGAGCTGGAGCTGCAGGTCCGCCGGATCGGCCCGTTCCCGCCGACCGTCGCGGGCGGCGCGCTGGCCGCCGCCCGGTTCGCGGCGCAACCCACCTCCGCGGTGCTCGCCTACAACGATCTCGTGGCCATCGGCGCGATCCGGGCCCTGACGGCGATGGGGGCGCGGATCCCGCGCGACGTCAGCGTCATCGGCTTCGACAACATCTTCGCCGCGGAGCTGGTGACGCCGCCGCTGACCACGGTCGCCGCGCCGCTGGGCGCCATGGGCCGTACGGCGGTCGGCAATCTGCTCGCGATCGTGCGGGGCGCCCGGCCGCGGTCACAGGCGCCGGTGAGCCTGCCGTGCCGGCTCGTCGTCCGCGATTCCACCGCGCGCCACCGGCGTACCCGGACCACGGCGTGGGCCCCGCGACCCGCGGCCGCCTCCGATTAA
- a CDS encoding nitric-oxide reductase large subunit has product MTAVRERPGGTGRRPLLVSKAWIQAVALVMLFGFAVMGLLAYRTYTAEPPIPDRVVSADGRVLYTGADVSRGQQVFLHNGLMEYGSIFGHGAYLGPDFTDDYLHRAAESVTRQLGGGSDAVAQRVIRDFRENRYDGVTRTLTVTPEQAVAFDENVAYYGQFFGADDTSKGLRPKAITDPVQIRQLTAFFSWSAWAASTERPGKHYSYTNNWPPEPLVDNKPTANVVVWSVLSLIALLAGIGALFAVFGRWGDRLGWRGRQADTLSFRSPDAVTLTPGQRATAWFFLVVGALFLVQTLLGAASEHYRADVTSFFGFDLARLLPYNLVRTWHLQLSLFWVSAAFLAAGIFLAPIIAGREPKRQNVLAYVLLGAVAVVVFGSLIGEGLSIHGVFSSPGSFFESQGFEYLDLARVWQVLLTLGMFIWAAILFRGLRVRLARDHMGNMPWLFFLAALAIPAFYAVGLLVDSGDNFTHADFWRFWVVHLWVEDFLELFTTVMVAYIFVMLGVIRERVALTVIYLDVLLYSAGGVIGTMHHLYFSGEPAEHMALGAFFSAAEVIPLTFLTVEAWSFLQLGSRQEGKSATPFPHRWAVMFLVAVGFWNFVGAGIFGFLINLPIVSYYEIGTALTANHGHAAMMGVYGMLAMGLGLFCLRYLIPERDWPERLAKISFWSANLGLLWMCFATLLPVGILQLYKSVDSGYHAARTLKFVTNPTNSVFEWLRLPGDVVFIVGGALPFLWICFLGVRHSLRRPPTTLEEPEDMLFTDITVPSEDGRQREASGASSSTSAGD; this is encoded by the coding sequence GTGACTGCTGTCCGCGAGCGGCCCGGAGGAACGGGTCGTCGTCCATTGCTGGTGAGCAAGGCCTGGATCCAGGCCGTCGCCCTGGTGATGCTTTTCGGATTCGCGGTGATGGGCCTGCTGGCCTATCGCACCTACACCGCGGAGCCGCCGATTCCGGACCGGGTCGTCAGCGCGGACGGCCGGGTGCTGTACACCGGGGCCGACGTCAGCCGCGGCCAGCAGGTCTTCCTGCACAACGGCCTGATGGAGTACGGCTCCATCTTCGGTCACGGCGCCTATCTGGGTCCCGACTTCACCGACGACTACCTGCACCGGGCGGCCGAGTCGGTGACCCGGCAGCTGGGCGGCGGGTCGGACGCCGTCGCGCAGCGGGTGATCCGGGACTTCCGGGAGAACCGGTACGACGGGGTGACGCGGACCCTGACAGTCACCCCGGAACAGGCGGTGGCATTTGACGAGAACGTCGCCTACTACGGGCAATTCTTCGGCGCCGACGACACGAGCAAGGGCCTGCGGCCGAAGGCGATCACCGATCCGGTCCAGATCCGGCAGCTGACCGCGTTCTTCTCGTGGTCCGCGTGGGCGGCGTCGACCGAACGGCCGGGCAAGCACTACTCGTACACCAACAACTGGCCGCCGGAACCCCTGGTCGACAACAAGCCCACGGCGAACGTGGTGGTGTGGAGCGTCCTGTCGCTCATCGCGTTGCTGGCCGGGATCGGTGCGCTGTTCGCCGTGTTCGGCCGGTGGGGCGACAGGCTGGGCTGGCGGGGGCGCCAGGCGGACACCCTGTCGTTCCGTAGCCCGGACGCGGTCACGCTGACCCCGGGGCAGCGGGCCACCGCCTGGTTCTTCCTCGTGGTCGGCGCGCTGTTCCTGGTGCAGACGCTGCTCGGGGCGGCGAGCGAGCACTACCGCGCCGACGTGACCAGCTTCTTCGGCTTCGATCTGGCGCGGCTGCTGCCGTACAACCTCGTGCGGACGTGGCACCTGCAGCTTTCGCTGTTCTGGGTCTCGGCCGCGTTCCTGGCCGCCGGCATCTTCCTCGCGCCGATCATCGCCGGGCGCGAGCCCAAGCGGCAGAACGTCCTGGCCTATGTGCTGCTCGGCGCGGTGGCTGTCGTGGTGTTCGGCAGCCTGATCGGGGAAGGGCTGAGCATCCACGGCGTGTTCTCCTCGCCCGGCTCCTTCTTCGAGAGCCAGGGCTTCGAGTACCTGGACCTGGCCCGGGTGTGGCAGGTGCTGCTGACCCTCGGGATGTTCATCTGGGCGGCGATCCTGTTCCGCGGCCTGCGGGTCCGGCTGGCCCGCGACCACATGGGCAACATGCCGTGGCTGTTCTTCCTCGCCGCCCTGGCGATCCCGGCCTTCTACGCCGTCGGGCTGCTGGTCGACAGCGGCGACAACTTCACGCACGCGGACTTCTGGCGCTTCTGGGTGGTCCACCTGTGGGTCGAGGACTTCCTGGAGCTGTTCACCACGGTCATGGTGGCCTACATCTTCGTGATGCTCGGTGTCATCCGGGAGCGCGTCGCGCTGACCGTCATCTACCTGGACGTTCTGCTGTACTCCGCGGGCGGCGTCATCGGCACCATGCACCACCTGTACTTCTCGGGTGAGCCGGCCGAGCACATGGCCCTGGGCGCGTTCTTCTCCGCCGCCGAGGTCATCCCGCTGACGTTCCTGACCGTCGAGGCGTGGAGCTTCCTGCAGCTGGGCTCGCGGCAGGAGGGCAAGTCGGCCACCCCCTTCCCGCACCGGTGGGCGGTGATGTTCCTCGTCGCCGTGGGTTTCTGGAACTTCGTCGGCGCCGGCATCTTCGGCTTCCTCATCAACCTGCCGATCGTGTCCTACTACGAGATCGGCACCGCGCTGACCGCCAACCACGGTCACGCGGCCATGATGGGCGTCTACGGCATGCTCGCCATGGGGCTGGGCCTGTTCTGCCTGCGATACCTCATCCCGGAGCGGGACTGGCCGGAGCGCCTGGCGAAGATCTCGTTCTGGTCGGCCAACCTGGGCCTGCTGTGGATGTGCTTCGCCACCCTGCTGCCGGTGGGCATCCTGCAGCTCTACAAGTCGGTCGACTCCGGCTATCACGCGGCCCGCACGCTGAAGTTCGTCACCAACCCCACCAACAGCGTCTTCGAGTGGCTGCGGCTGCCCGGTGACGTCGTCTTCATCGTCGGCGGAGCGCTGCCGTTCCTGTGGATCTGCTTCCTCGGGGTGCGGCACAGCCTGCGCCGGCCTCCGACGACCCTGGAGGAGCCGGAGGACATGCTGTTCACCGACATCACCGTGCCGAGCGAGGACGGCCGCCAG
- the larC gene encoding nickel pincer cofactor biosynthesis protein LarC has protein sequence MSADRHAWIDASAGVAGDMLLGALLDAGADLGMVQRAVDLVVPGSVRIHAAPVRRAGLRALHVRVEPLVGDAPRRTWPAIRGLLAGAGLPDRVRERATAVFARLADAEAYVHGTAVEDVHFHEVGALDSIADVVGVCAALEDLGVGTLSAGEVAVGSGRVRTAHGELPVPVPAVARLAVGWRVRSGGSGELATPTGMAVIRTLAGRDEELPSLRVEAVGAGAGSRDTPGRANVVRVVLGGTADPGTGEPAVLLEANVDDLDPRLWPGILAGLLECGAADAWLVPIVMKKGRPAHTLSVLCRPGRVAALRDRMFRDTSTLGVREGVLRKHALPRAFVDVAVAGGTVAVKLGHDRGVITQVMPEFDDVAALARRLGRPERDVLTAAVAAAAAAGLVTGAVLPGGARPA, from the coding sequence GTGAGCGCGGACCGGCACGCCTGGATCGACGCGTCCGCGGGGGTCGCCGGCGACATGCTGCTCGGCGCGCTCCTCGACGCCGGCGCGGACCTGGGCATGGTCCAGCGCGCCGTGGACCTCGTGGTGCCGGGCTCCGTCCGGATCCACGCGGCCCCGGTCAGGCGGGCCGGGCTGCGCGCGCTCCACGTCCGGGTGGAGCCGCTCGTCGGCGATGCGCCGCGGCGTACGTGGCCGGCCATCCGGGGGCTGCTCGCCGGCGCCGGGCTCCCCGACCGGGTCCGCGAGCGGGCCACCGCGGTCTTCGCGCGGCTCGCCGACGCCGAGGCGTACGTGCACGGCACCGCGGTGGAGGACGTGCACTTCCACGAGGTCGGCGCCCTGGACTCGATCGCGGACGTCGTCGGGGTCTGTGCCGCCCTGGAGGACCTCGGCGTCGGCACGCTCAGCGCGGGTGAGGTCGCCGTCGGCTCCGGCCGGGTCCGCACCGCGCACGGCGAGCTGCCCGTACCGGTGCCCGCGGTGGCCCGGCTCGCCGTCGGCTGGCGCGTCCGCTCGGGCGGCTCCGGCGAGCTCGCCACGCCGACGGGGATGGCGGTGATCCGCACGCTCGCCGGGAGGGACGAGGAGCTGCCGTCCCTGCGGGTGGAGGCCGTCGGTGCCGGCGCGGGCAGCCGGGACACACCGGGCCGGGCCAACGTGGTCCGCGTCGTCCTGGGCGGCACCGCGGACCCGGGGACCGGCGAGCCGGCCGTGCTGCTCGAGGCCAACGTCGACGACCTCGACCCCCGCCTGTGGCCGGGCATCCTCGCCGGGCTCCTCGAGTGCGGCGCGGCCGACGCCTGGCTGGTGCCGATCGTCATGAAGAAGGGCCGCCCGGCGCACACCCTCAGCGTGCTGTGCCGTCCCGGCCGGGTTGCCGCGCTGCGGGACCGGATGTTCCGCGACACGAGCACGCTGGGCGTGCGCGAGGGTGTGCTGCGCAAACACGCGCTGCCCCGGGCTTTCGTGGACGTCGCCGTGGCCGGCGGTACGGTCGCCGTCAAGCTGGGTCACGACCGCGGCGTGATCACCCAGGTGATGCCCGAGTTCGACGACGTCGCGGCGCTCGCCCGCCGGCTGGGCCGCCCCGAGCGCGATGTGCTCACCGCGGCGGTGGCGGCGGCCGCGGCGGCGGGCCTCGTGACCGGCGCCGTGCTGCCGGGGGGCGCCCGGCCCGCGTGA